Proteins encoded within one genomic window of Sphingomonas sp. KRR8:
- a CDS encoding cytochrome c oxidase subunit 3 — protein sequence MPDAIIAKDTLPVNGPGRLSTGWWGMLCLISTEGILFAYLIFSYAYLGVQASGSWPPGGAPPLSLALPNTILLLASSVVLEVGARRFRSGRDRSTVPVLLLTALMGAVFVIVQWEEWGRKEFGFTDGAYSSIYFTLTGFHLAHVVAGILALLVLAFWGWQQRLTRGGLHLALGRMYWHFVDVVWLVVFLTIYIVPQQP from the coding sequence ATGCCTGACGCAATCATCGCCAAGGACACACTCCCCGTAAATGGACCCGGCCGGTTGTCGACCGGCTGGTGGGGAATGCTCTGCCTGATCTCCACCGAAGGCATTCTCTTCGCTTACCTGATCTTCAGCTATGCCTATCTCGGCGTGCAGGCATCTGGCTCCTGGCCTCCTGGTGGCGCGCCGCCGCTCTCGCTCGCCCTCCCGAACACTATCCTGCTACTCGCCAGCAGCGTGGTGCTCGAGGTGGGCGCCCGCCGGTTCCGCAGCGGCCGCGACCGCTCCACGGTGCCGGTGCTCTTGCTGACCGCCTTGATGGGGGCGGTGTTCGTGATCGTGCAGTGGGAGGAATGGGGCCGCAAGGAGTTTGGCTTCACCGACGGCGCCTACAGCAGCATCTATTTCACGTTGACCGGCTTTCACCTCGCCCACGTGGTCGCCGGCATCCTCGCCTTGTTGGTGCTCGCCTTTTGGGGTTGGCAGCAGCGGCTTACCCGCGGCGGCCTACACCTCGCGCTGGGCCGCATGTACTGGCACTTCGTGGATGTCGTATGGCTCGTCGTATTCCTGACCATCTACATCGTCCCGCAACAGCCATGA
- a CDS encoding cytochrome c oxidase assembly protein yields MRRRGNKPVEPWRAGLFVGALVVLGMVLLPPFDELADKHFSAHMAQHLALLVVAPPMLAASQAHLVLLRAFPVPLRRQVGRATARTPGLRFAADHSSTIWFVCLSSIGVLWFWHLPAIYDYARRHEVVHDLEHLVFLITELAFWRVILFRRERQLSRAAAALILVGMSVQGGLLAAIITLAGHPLYLSYGAGGEALSDQAVGGVMMWVLAGTVYLGAFAALFAAALAKSPKPVRRSKA; encoded by the coding sequence ATGCGCAGGAGGGGAAACAAGCCGGTCGAGCCTTGGCGGGCGGGCCTGTTCGTTGGTGCGCTGGTGGTACTCGGGATGGTCCTCTTGCCACCGTTCGACGAACTCGCCGACAAGCATTTTTCGGCACACATGGCGCAGCACCTCGCCTTGCTGGTCGTTGCGCCCCCCATGCTCGCCGCTTCCCAGGCCCATCTCGTCCTGCTGCGCGCCTTTCCGGTGCCACTCCGACGCCAGGTAGGCCGCGCAACTGCTCGAACGCCCGGGCTGCGTTTCGCCGCCGATCACAGTTCCACCATATGGTTCGTCTGCCTGAGTTCGATTGGCGTGCTCTGGTTCTGGCACCTGCCCGCGATCTACGATTACGCTCGCCGCCACGAAGTCGTGCACGATCTCGAACACCTGGTTTTTCTCATAACCGAGCTCGCTTTCTGGCGCGTCATCCTGTTTCGCCGCGAACGGCAGCTAAGTCGCGCTGCAGCCGCCCTCATCTTGGTCGGCATGAGCGTCCAAGGTGGGCTGCTTGCCGCCATCATCACGCTGGCCGGACATCCGCTTTACCTGAGCTACGGCGCCGGCGGAGAGGCCTTGTCGGATCAGGCGGTTGGCGGAGTGATGATGTGGGTGCTTGCCGGAACGGTTTACCTTGGCGCCTTCGCTGCGCTGTTTGCGGCGGCGCTTGCCAAGTCCCCCAAGCCCGTACGCCGAAGCAAAGCCTAG
- a CDS encoding helix-turn-helix domain-containing protein, which yields MTSTEHSAADAAENDFDELRGFHLFEGVEAGLADSLIANCTSLWFKPGELIFEQDNPLTRLMIISRGLVDLSRIEGTREFGVLLLAAHDLLLPGAALFDEPCLLSARALTRTKICGFPADVILGAMSQSARLSFNLLSVTSGQWRMSVRNTLDASTRTAAQRVGAFLLRLADLQPHTSPAFLPISKRHLSSRLGITPETLSRVLQNVAEHGLYLRGRMIFVRDREQIERFCGPDPYIARDERELGVFAL from the coding sequence ATGACCTCAACGGAGCATTCTGCCGCCGACGCGGCCGAGAACGATTTCGACGAGCTTCGCGGGTTCCACCTCTTCGAAGGTGTTGAAGCGGGGCTCGCCGATTCGCTTATCGCCAATTGCACCTCGCTATGGTTCAAGCCCGGTGAACTCATCTTTGAGCAAGACAATCCACTGACCCGTTTGATGATTATCAGCCGTGGTTTGGTCGACCTCAGCCGGATTGAAGGCACTCGCGAATTCGGTGTTCTCTTGCTGGCCGCGCACGACCTGCTGCTGCCGGGAGCAGCCTTGTTCGACGAACCCTGCCTGTTGTCGGCGCGAGCGCTGACGAGAACGAAGATATGCGGATTTCCCGCGGACGTAATTCTCGGTGCGATGAGCCAGTCCGCGCGACTGTCGTTCAATCTCCTGTCCGTGACCTCGGGCCAGTGGCGCATGAGCGTTCGCAACACGCTGGACGCGAGTACGCGTACGGCGGCCCAGCGCGTGGGTGCATTTCTGCTGCGGCTTGCGGATCTTCAGCCGCACACCAGCCCGGCGTTCCTGCCTATTTCGAAGCGCCACCTTTCATCGCGGCTCGGCATCACCCCTGAAACATTGTCACGAGTGCTGCAGAACGTGGCCGAACATGGGTTGTATCTCCGGGGCCGGATGATCTTTGTCCGCGACCGGGAGCAGATAGAGCGCTTCTGTGGGCCCGATCCTTACATCGCCCGCGATGAACGTGAGTTGGGAGTGTTCGCGCTCTAG
- a CDS encoding YfdX family protein, which translates to MPITISMQSEDTMPRVFDTLCAAVALSLGSLSIVSCAKSDKAEAAERPTPAPRQAAQPIHDRAVERSNAAVRVLAATQMARTALARKDVATARINIVSALDELVRTGGVPLVPIFSEVSQESFIGALEDARKEDATKSRTAPVAVRAVAGGYSEILLDTSVARKQLTAARDALGRGDVHAADASLKTLQQSIVLESSTTRMPLVKARQNLSLAAIAAAQGNWPQVKAELQAASRALTDYGKLAPAADMADVRVLEQQIATYANNAASQHGDAAARINGWWVQAAQLSERRG; encoded by the coding sequence GTGCCCATTACCATCAGCATGCAATCGGAGGATACGATGCCACGTGTCTTTGATACTCTCTGCGCGGCGGTCGCGCTGAGCCTGGGAAGTCTGTCCATTGTGTCTTGTGCAAAGAGCGACAAGGCCGAGGCAGCCGAGCGTCCCACACCTGCTCCACGACAGGCTGCCCAGCCAATCCACGATCGCGCGGTGGAGCGATCAAACGCAGCCGTTCGCGTCTTGGCGGCGACGCAGATGGCGCGAACAGCCTTGGCCAGAAAAGACGTCGCAACCGCGAGGATTAACATTGTTTCGGCCCTTGATGAACTCGTCCGAACCGGCGGTGTCCCACTTGTCCCAATCTTTTCCGAAGTTTCACAAGAAAGCTTCATCGGGGCTTTGGAGGACGCCAGGAAGGAAGACGCGACGAAGAGTCGGACGGCGCCGGTCGCGGTTCGGGCGGTCGCCGGCGGCTACAGCGAGATCCTGCTCGACACCAGTGTTGCTCGCAAGCAGTTGACCGCCGCGAGAGACGCCCTCGGACGCGGCGATGTCCACGCAGCCGATGCCAGCCTTAAGACGTTGCAGCAAAGCATCGTGTTGGAGAGCTCCACGACGCGAATGCCGCTGGTCAAGGCTCGGCAGAATCTCTCGCTTGCAGCGATCGCTGCGGCGCAAGGCAACTGGCCCCAAGTGAAAGCAGAGCTGCAGGCTGCGTCCCGGGCCCTCACCGACTATGGCAAACTCGCACCCGCAGCCGACATGGCGGACGTGCGCGTGCTCGAACAGCAGATTGCAACCTACGCGAATAATGCCGCAAGTCAGCATGGCGATGCTGCAGCACGCATCAACGGGTGGTGGGTGCAAGCTGCTCAGCTTTCTGAGCGGCGTGGCTGA
- a CDS encoding TonB-dependent receptor plug domain-containing protein yields MPSITRLGLFCTAAFIPALASAQTAPNAPLVTSLAGKTTFVPADFARFAPRTALDMLVQVPGFTIHEASQERGLGQASENVLLNGQRVANKSGGAIAELGKINASDVERIEILDAAQLGIAGLTGQVANVAVKAVRKAHGQFEWKPDIRAHYAHPRWDSGSISYNDHAGPLDYTLAVNTESGRGAFGGPIEIIDPSGQVVERRHEVLWSDFTGPKFSLTTKLDGPGSSEGNLIVSYEPYWARSQFKDRRNRLDRDDRRRITRQRRNGYISEANGDYSFALGPGRLKLIGLTHFEHEPTITTQITSFDSGRPDEGLRFNRDVRIRETVGRAEYGWKLGKNTLQFSLERAYNSLAQDGRFFVLDDSGTFIEQPLADGSGTVRERRYEGLVTFGRALSPKLDVQLVGGAEVSRLELVGGQLPPRKFFRPKGSVTVGWRPTKSWDVSLKLNRKIGQISFYDFLDQPRLSDDRNNNGNALLVPPQSWQLELEAGRTLGAWGNTRLRLYAHRITDIVDIIPIGPDGQGVGNLPSAKRIGFESVSTINFDPIGWHGAKLDVTVGLERTRVRDPLTGALRPISGNRNRWADISFRHDIPHSDWAYGSEVSHSHYVPYYYLTEVSRTWEGPWFDETFIENKDVAGLTVRFAVANLLNARHRQERFVYDGRRNTSPLLFRQSHDQLIGPIFALSVKGSF; encoded by the coding sequence ATGCCGTCCATCACCCGCCTCGGCCTGTTCTGCACGGCTGCATTCATTCCGGCTCTTGCCTCTGCCCAGACCGCGCCCAACGCGCCGCTGGTGACCTCGCTGGCAGGCAAGACGACCTTCGTGCCGGCCGATTTCGCTCGTTTCGCGCCCCGCACAGCACTCGACATGCTGGTGCAGGTTCCCGGTTTCACCATCCACGAGGCAAGCCAGGAGCGTGGCCTTGGGCAAGCGTCGGAGAATGTGCTGCTCAACGGGCAGCGGGTCGCCAACAAGTCGGGCGGCGCCATCGCCGAGCTGGGCAAGATCAACGCCTCGGACGTCGAGCGGATCGAAATCCTCGACGCGGCGCAGCTCGGGATTGCCGGACTGACCGGGCAGGTCGCCAATGTGGCCGTCAAGGCCGTTCGCAAGGCGCATGGTCAGTTCGAATGGAAGCCGGATATCCGCGCTCACTACGCCCATCCGCGCTGGGATAGCGGGTCGATCAGCTACAACGATCATGCCGGCCCGCTGGATTACACGCTGGCGGTGAACACGGAGTCCGGGCGTGGCGCTTTCGGTGGCCCGATCGAGATCATCGACCCGTCCGGACAGGTGGTCGAGCGCCGGCACGAGGTGCTCTGGTCCGACTTCACGGGACCGAAATTTTCGCTGACGACCAAGCTCGACGGGCCCGGCTCGTCGGAAGGCAATCTGATCGTCTCTTACGAGCCTTACTGGGCGCGTTCCCAGTTCAAGGACCGGCGCAACAGGCTGGACCGCGACGATCGGCGGCGGATCACACGGCAGCGGCGCAACGGCTACATCAGCGAAGCCAACGGCGACTACAGCTTCGCGCTCGGGCCCGGCCGGCTCAAGCTCATCGGCCTCACGCATTTCGAGCATGAGCCGACGATTACGACGCAGATCACCAGTTTCGACAGCGGTCGGCCCGACGAAGGCCTGCGGTTCAATCGCGACGTCCGCATTCGTGAGACGGTCGGCCGCGCCGAATATGGATGGAAGCTGGGCAAGAACACGCTCCAATTCTCGCTGGAGCGGGCCTACAATAGCCTTGCCCAGGACGGCCGCTTTTTCGTTCTCGACGACAGCGGCACCTTTATCGAGCAGCCGCTGGCCGACGGCAGCGGCACGGTGCGCGAGCGGCGCTACGAGGGCCTCGTCACTTTCGGCCGGGCACTCTCACCCAAGCTGGACGTGCAGCTGGTCGGCGGCGCCGAAGTGTCGCGGCTGGAGCTGGTCGGCGGCCAGCTTCCCCCGCGCAAGTTCTTCCGACCCAAGGGCAGCGTGACGGTCGGCTGGCGGCCGACGAAGTCGTGGGACGTCAGCCTGAAGCTCAACCGCAAGATCGGTCAGATCAGCTTCTACGATTTCCTTGATCAGCCGCGGCTGAGCGACGATCGCAACAACAACGGCAATGCCCTGCTTGTCCCGCCGCAAAGCTGGCAGCTGGAGCTGGAGGCTGGCCGCACGCTCGGCGCATGGGGCAACACCCGGTTGCGCCTCTACGCGCACCGGATCACCGACATCGTGGACATCATCCCGATCGGCCCCGACGGGCAGGGCGTGGGGAATTTGCCGAGTGCGAAGCGGATCGGCTTCGAGAGCGTCAGCACCATCAACTTCGACCCGATCGGCTGGCATGGCGCCAAGCTGGACGTGACCGTCGGGCTTGAACGCACCCGCGTTCGCGATCCGCTGACAGGCGCACTGCGACCGATCAGCGGCAACCGCAATCGCTGGGCCGACATCTCCTTCCGCCACGACATTCCGCACAGTGACTGGGCCTATGGCTCGGAAGTATCCCACAGCCATTACGTGCCCTATTACTATTTGACGGAGGTCAGTCGCACGTGGGAGGGGCCATGGTTCGACGAGACCTTCATCGAGAACAAGGATGTGGCGGGGCTGACGGTGCGGTTTGCCGTGGCCAACCTGCTGAACGCCCGCCACCGGCAGGAACGCTTCGTCTACGACGGTCGTCGCAACACCTCCCCGTTGCTGTTCCGGCAAAGCCACGACCAACTGATCGGACCGATATTCGCGCTAAGCGTGAAGGGCAGCTTCTAA
- a CDS encoding M56 family metallopeptidase, whose translation MVALFIPFALKSLLIAGLTLGLLGLLQDRSAAERNMVAHFGLLALLIMPLGSLFLPQLVVSAPVLAPVAEPLVTAPAVSSVGPIATAAGAVPSAMPAFDITNLWPLLYGLPATALLVVTILAVLRLLTLRARASVLVEPSWISALAHAQRRMEFKHGTALLSSGDLKSPISWGVLRPVILINDEAIAAHSDAEAIIAHELAHVRGLDWAKLLLARIVTALFWFNPLVWLLAREAHQLREETADDAVLAANVANTDYAQLLVGVARHECRGILLASHGVAPARNSLSRRVRRVLDSSLPRTPVARGFAAGLALGVVAAAAPLAALTLVPSVASHTGRSAYRVAAPAESLPAVVASSVAQATQVTSAVVTTQVAAAFANKQQAEARRDADEALADARRQLAAGAQERAMEAAGRANEAAIEARAEAVAQAAAARAGRVDPGYAAQIRAAAPSLRLDSDDLMGMQAVGVTPNWLRAMMAAGYQARDAGDLTGARAVGVSPAYVAELAREGYRGLALHDLTSMRAMGVDASYARQLRAQGRTGLTPQQLVEYKALGVAAQSLAKVKVRPAKPPRPPKWTRGDAADAADPEPPEPPEAPAPEPGN comes from the coding sequence ATGGTCGCGCTGTTCATTCCGTTCGCGCTCAAGTCGCTGCTGATCGCCGGATTAACCCTGGGCCTGTTGGGGCTGTTGCAAGACCGCTCGGCCGCCGAGCGCAACATGGTCGCCCACTTCGGGCTGCTGGCGCTGCTGATCATGCCGCTGGGCTCGTTGTTCCTGCCGCAACTGGTGGTGAGCGCGCCGGTCTTGGCGCCGGTCGCGGAGCCCCTCGTAACGGCACCTGCCGTGTCCTCGGTTGGACCTATTGCCACGGCAGCCGGCGCGGTGCCTTCCGCCATGCCGGCGTTCGACATCACCAACCTGTGGCCGCTGCTTTATGGACTGCCCGCCACCGCGCTGCTGGTCGTCACCATACTCGCCGTCTTGCGACTGCTCACTCTGAGAGCTCGCGCGAGTGTGCTGGTGGAGCCGAGCTGGATCAGCGCGCTCGCCCATGCGCAGCGCCGCATGGAGTTCAAGCACGGCACGGCCTTGCTTAGCAGCGGTGATCTCAAGTCGCCGATCAGCTGGGGCGTGCTTCGGCCGGTCATTCTGATCAACGACGAAGCGATCGCCGCGCACAGCGACGCAGAGGCGATCATCGCGCATGAGCTGGCGCACGTCCGGGGGCTCGACTGGGCCAAGCTGCTGCTGGCACGGATCGTCACAGCGCTGTTCTGGTTCAACCCGCTCGTGTGGCTGCTGGCGCGCGAAGCGCACCAGCTGCGTGAGGAAACGGCGGACGACGCGGTGCTCGCCGCGAATGTGGCCAACACCGATTATGCGCAGCTGCTCGTGGGTGTCGCCCGCCACGAGTGCCGCGGCATCCTGCTCGCGTCGCACGGCGTCGCGCCGGCCCGCAACAGCCTCTCACGACGGGTTCGGCGCGTGCTGGACTCTAGCCTGCCGCGTACGCCGGTTGCACGCGGCTTCGCCGCTGGCCTGGCGCTCGGCGTGGTCGCAGCGGCGGCGCCGCTGGCCGCGCTGACGCTGGTCCCTTCCGTCGCCAGTCATACGGGCCGCAGCGCTTACCGAGTCGCCGCACCCGCTGAATCGTTGCCGGCCGTGGTGGCCTCGTCGGTGGCCCAGGCTACTCAAGTGACCTCCGCCGTCGTCACGACGCAGGTGGCCGCTGCCTTCGCTAACAAGCAGCAGGCCGAGGCTCGCCGCGACGCCGATGAAGCGCTCGCCGACGCTCGCCGCCAGCTTGCCGCTGGAGCGCAGGAGCGGGCCATGGAGGCGGCCGGCCGCGCCAACGAAGCCGCGATCGAGGCTCGTGCTGAGGCGGTGGCCCAAGCCGCCGCGGCCCGGGCGGGAAGGGTCGATCCAGGCTACGCCGCGCAGATCCGCGCGGCAGCGCCATCGCTTCGCCTCGACTCCGACGATCTGATGGGAATGCAGGCGGTCGGGGTCACGCCGAACTGGCTGCGGGCGATGATGGCTGCGGGTTATCAGGCGCGCGATGCAGGCGACCTGACCGGCGCGCGAGCAGTCGGCGTATCGCCCGCTTACGTCGCCGAGCTGGCCCGGGAAGGCTATCGCGGCCTTGCGCTGCACGATCTCACCAGCATGCGCGCCATGGGCGTCGATGCAAGCTACGCCCGTCAGCTGCGAGCGCAGGGGCGCACCGGGCTGACCCCTCAGCAGCTCGTCGAATATAAGGCGCTTGGCGTGGCGGCGCAGTCGCTGGCCAAGGTCAAGGTAAGACCGGCCAAACCGCCCCGTCCTCCGAAGTGGACGCGCGGCGATGCGGCGGATGCGGCGGACCCTGAACCCCCCGAGCCGCCGGAAGCACCGGCGCCAGAGCCCGGCAACTAG
- a CDS encoding BlaI/MecI/CopY family transcriptional regulator produces MLNRLPPKERQIVDLLYQRGAMTAAEVVEALPEPLSGSAVRTMLRRLEDKGAVRRGESERGYLYAPAQSDQTARKSALSEVVRVFFNGSPTSAASALLGMSDRIDDQELDALERMIAEARKAKGK; encoded by the coding sequence GTGCTGAACCGCTTGCCACCCAAAGAACGGCAGATTGTCGACCTTCTTTACCAGCGCGGGGCAATGACCGCAGCTGAGGTCGTGGAAGCCCTGCCGGAGCCGCTGAGCGGCTCGGCCGTGCGCACCATGCTCCGCCGGCTGGAGGACAAGGGCGCGGTTCGGCGCGGCGAAAGCGAGCGCGGCTACCTATACGCTCCGGCCCAGTCCGACCAGACCGCTCGCAAATCGGCGCTTTCCGAAGTGGTGCGGGTGTTCTTCAACGGTTCACCGACCAGTGCCGCCAGTGCGCTGCTCGGCATGTCGGACCGGATCGACGACCAGGAACTCGATGCGCTTGAGCGGATGATCGCCGAGGCGCGCAAGGCGAAGGGTAAGTAG
- a CDS encoding bacteriorhodopsin-like — translation MDHLTSGQYLLVYNAFSFTLATMAAATLFLWLSRPQVAPEYRTALLISGLVTAIAAYHYWRIFESWNAAYTLRGGLVTETGFGFNDAYRYVDWLLTVPLLLLELVLIMRLSEEATFKKASRLGLAAALMIILGYPGEIAADNGTRALWGTLSTIPFLYIVYELFVGLGEAVKRQPEGARNLVNVARWLTFMSWGFYPIVYMIPYTSFSGAAVETGVQIGYTIADLIAKAGVGVLIYLIARRKSASEGYKVL, via the coding sequence ATGGATCACCTAACTTCCGGCCAATACCTACTGGTCTACAACGCTTTCTCGTTCACGCTGGCGACGATGGCGGCAGCGACCTTGTTTCTGTGGCTCAGTCGGCCACAAGTCGCTCCAGAATACCGCACCGCGCTACTCATCTCCGGTCTCGTCACGGCCATTGCAGCCTATCACTACTGGCGCATTTTCGAGAGTTGGAACGCTGCCTATACGTTGCGCGGCGGCCTCGTCACCGAAACCGGGTTCGGTTTCAATGACGCCTACCGTTACGTCGACTGGCTGTTGACGGTTCCTCTGCTGCTCCTTGAATTGGTGCTGATCATGCGCCTCTCCGAAGAGGCGACTTTCAAGAAGGCGAGCCGGCTCGGACTTGCGGCGGCCCTCATGATCATCCTTGGCTATCCAGGCGAGATCGCGGCGGACAATGGCACCAGGGCGTTGTGGGGCACCCTTTCCACCATCCCCTTCCTTTACATTGTCTACGAACTGTTCGTCGGCCTTGGCGAGGCGGTGAAGCGGCAACCGGAAGGTGCGCGAAACCTTGTGAATGTCGCCCGCTGGCTCACCTTCATGTCATGGGGCTTCTACCCCATCGTCTACATGATCCCATACACCTCGTTCTCGGGAGCGGCCGTGGAGACCGGTGTCCAGATCGGCTACACCATCGCGGACCTGATCGCGAAGGCTGGGGTCGGCGTGCTTATCTACCTCATCGCTCGGCGGAAGAGCGCAAGCGAGGGGTATAAAGTCCTTTGA
- a CDS encoding Brp/Blh family beta-carotene 15,15'-dioxygenase: MASVPARPILAMTAMVLLAPALGIDLSGATATCILCAALLLVGLPHGTLDIERIRAATRQAHGGMIGLLALYVALAGIMFFFWQVAPLLALAVFLATATVHFSEDWRSMGEPLLGGAMALSLLTAPALLHGAELTAIFTAVTGMRSAGLVTDGLLMSAPIALLIALVGIFDLARRGEHALAAVAIALISSMVLAPPLVGFALFFCLFHSPLHLREAFREVTLTPLRRAMIVSLLTGAALGIAAVLSRIEWRGTLPASWLAATFMTLSILTIPHMLAPVLTDGLLMRRSRQQRCLDRSC; the protein is encoded by the coding sequence ATGGCTTCAGTCCCCGCCCGCCCAATCCTCGCGATGACAGCGATGGTCCTGCTGGCACCGGCGCTGGGTATCGACCTTTCGGGGGCGACAGCTACCTGCATTCTGTGTGCTGCGCTGCTGCTGGTCGGGCTGCCGCACGGCACGCTCGATATCGAGCGGATTCGCGCTGCGACCCGCCAAGCTCACGGCGGGATGATCGGTCTGCTGGCACTCTACGTCGCGCTCGCCGGGATCATGTTCTTTTTCTGGCAGGTCGCACCGCTACTCGCGCTCGCAGTCTTCCTTGCGACGGCGACTGTTCACTTCAGCGAGGACTGGCGCTCGATGGGTGAGCCTCTGCTGGGCGGAGCCATGGCCCTTTCCCTCCTGACCGCACCAGCCCTGCTCCATGGTGCCGAGCTTACAGCCATCTTCACGGCGGTGACGGGAATGCGATCGGCGGGTCTGGTGACCGATGGTCTACTGATGAGTGCCCCTATCGCCCTGCTGATTGCACTCGTCGGCATCTTCGATCTCGCCCGGCGCGGCGAACATGCGCTGGCTGCAGTGGCGATTGCCCTGATCTCCTCGATGGTCCTTGCCCCACCGCTGGTGGGGTTCGCATTGTTCTTCTGTCTCTTCCATTCGCCGCTCCATCTTCGTGAAGCGTTCAGGGAAGTGACCCTGACACCCCTCCGCCGAGCAATGATCGTCTCGCTGCTGACGGGAGCCGCCCTTGGCATTGCTGCCGTTCTGTCCCGGATCGAGTGGCGGGGAACGCTGCCGGCCAGCTGGCTGGCAGCGACGTTCATGACCTTGTCGATCCTCACCATCCCGCACATGCTTGCCCCCGTGCTCACCGACGGCCTTCTGATGAGAAGGAGCCGTCAGCAAAGGTGTCTGGATCGAAGCTGCTGA
- a CDS encoding DUF1294 domain-containing protein: MPRLTLLLGAALLVLNLWTVACFWHDKRRAIAGERRIPERDLLCLALLGGSPGALVARQIFRHKTRKEPFSTQLFVIVALQLGVALGMFIALA, from the coding sequence ATGCCCAGACTTACTCTGTTGCTTGGTGCAGCCCTGCTGGTGCTGAACCTCTGGACCGTGGCCTGCTTCTGGCACGATAAACGGCGAGCAATTGCAGGGGAGCGTCGGATACCGGAGCGGGACCTTCTATGCCTGGCGCTGCTTGGCGGATCTCCCGGCGCATTGGTGGCGCGTCAAATCTTCCGTCACAAGACGCGCAAGGAGCCCTTTTCCACCCAGCTTTTCGTTATCGTCGCCTTGCAACTCGGCGTTGCCCTTGGGATGTTTATCGCCCTCGCATAA
- a CDS encoding S8 family serine peptidase, translating into MCAHADADGHDRRHTRATRGDASGGATLVSLRVLDASGNGADSGVIAAIDFLAGQVGTTASPGDVANLSLETVALDSLDSAVVGLGQTSIRVTIAAGNDTQNASNYLPARANGANVYTVAAFGQLARRDVWASYSNYGQSPVGPVDYAEPGSSITSTVLNGGYGTKSGTSMAAPHLPESSCSEQPWPTARSRVTAPTAILWARADNPRACGRGLRRFLSVS; encoded by the coding sequence ATTTGCGCTCATGCTGATGCCGATGGGCATGACCGTCGCCACACTCGCGCCACGCGCGGGGATGCGAGCGGCGGTGCGACCCTCGTCTCACTGCGCGTGCTGGATGCGTCCGGCAACGGCGCGGATTCCGGGGTCATCGCCGCCATCGACTTCCTCGCCGGCCAGGTGGGGACGACTGCGAGCCCCGGCGACGTCGCCAATCTCAGTCTGGAGACGGTTGCACTCGACTCGCTCGACTCCGCTGTGGTCGGGCTTGGGCAAACCAGTATTCGAGTCACGATCGCCGCGGGCAACGACACGCAAAATGCGAGCAATTACTTGCCGGCTCGGGCGAATGGCGCGAACGTCTATACAGTGGCGGCATTCGGCCAGCTCGCCAGGAGAGATGTTTGGGCATCCTACTCGAACTATGGCCAGTCTCCTGTCGGTCCGGTCGACTATGCGGAGCCTGGCTCGTCGATCACGTCGACGGTGTTGAACGGCGGGTACGGAACGAAATCCGGCACATCAATGGCAGCACCGCACTTGCCGGAATCCTCTTGCTCGGAGCAGCCGTGGCCAACGGCTCGGTCTCGCGTAACAGCGCCGACAGCTATCCTGTGGGCTCGCGCTGACAATCCGCGAGCTTGCGGGAGGGGTTTGAGGCGCTTTCTCAGCGTGAGTTGA